From a region of the Terriglobia bacterium genome:
- the hpnI gene encoding bacteriohopanetetrol glucosamine biosynthesis glycosyltransferase HpnI — protein MPGWAFIPFFAALCGIGCYVFTLWCTISFRLRQTVPREESFTPPVSILKPLCGMDPHAYESLRSHCLQDYPQYEIIFGVADPADEIVPVVQKLIEEFPQVPIKLVYSPEVLGSNLKVSNLLQMLPNARHDFLLINDSDIHVPRTYLRQVLAPLEDSSTGMTTCLFRCVAGRTIGSKLEALGISSDFIPGVLCAKRLDGGIRFALGSTLAFSRRALAQIGGLAPLADFLADDYQIGYRMSQAGLRVELAGCIVDHHLPEYSFREFLQHQLRWARAVRTSRPGGYAGLIFTYVIPWSLLTVLLTSGAAWTWLLFACAVILRYSVWLAAEAHVLREPRPGKGFWLLPVRDLVNLAVWFASYLGREVVWRGRRFELVNGKLQSRR, from the coding sequence ATGCCGGGTTGGGCGTTCATTCCCTTTTTTGCAGCCCTCTGCGGCATCGGCTGCTACGTGTTCACGCTGTGGTGCACGATTTCATTCCGGCTCCGGCAAACGGTCCCGCGCGAGGAAAGTTTCACGCCGCCGGTTTCCATCCTCAAGCCGCTCTGCGGAATGGATCCGCACGCCTATGAGAGTCTCCGCAGCCACTGTCTCCAGGACTATCCGCAATACGAAATCATTTTCGGCGTTGCCGATCCTGCAGACGAGATCGTCCCGGTCGTACAAAAGCTGATCGAGGAGTTCCCTCAGGTTCCGATCAAGCTGGTTTACTCTCCCGAGGTGCTGGGTTCAAACCTGAAAGTCAGCAACCTGCTCCAGATGCTCCCGAATGCGCGGCATGATTTCCTCCTGATCAACGACAGCGATATCCATGTGCCCCGCACATACCTGAGGCAAGTCCTGGCGCCGCTCGAAGATTCGTCCACCGGCATGACAACCTGCCTCTTCAGGTGCGTTGCCGGCCGCACGATCGGTTCGAAGCTGGAAGCGCTGGGCATCAGCTCCGATTTCATACCGGGCGTTCTGTGCGCGAAGCGCCTGGACGGCGGAATCCGCTTCGCGCTGGGATCGACGCTGGCATTTTCGCGGCGGGCGCTGGCGCAGATCGGAGGACTCGCGCCACTTGCCGACTTCCTGGCAGATGACTATCAAATCGGCTACCGGATGTCGCAGGCCGGACTGCGCGTGGAACTTGCCGGTTGCATCGTTGATCACCACCTTCCCGAATATTCGTTCCGGGAGTTCCTGCAGCATCAACTGCGCTGGGCCCGGGCCGTCCGGACCTCTCGTCCGGGCGGGTATGCCGGCCTGATTTTCACATATGTCATTCCGTGGAGCCTCCTGACGGTCCTGCTCACGTCGGGAGCTGCCTGGACATGGCTTTTGTTCGCCTGCGCGGTCATCCTCAGGTACTCTGTATGGTTGGCGGCGGAGGCTCATGTATTGCGCGAGCCGCGGCCAGGCAAGGGTTTCTGGTTATTACCGGTTCGGGATCTGGTCAACCTCGCGGTCTGGTTCGCGAGCTACCTGGGCCGCGAAGTCGTGTGGCGCGGCAGGCGTTTCGAACTGGTGAACGGAAAGTTACAGAGCCGCAGATGA
- a CDS encoding glycosyltransferase family 39 protein: MRGLVVVLLAASIFLGCIFSPPHLMDDVDAVQAQISRNMLQSGDWVTARLDGVAYLEKSPLGYWLTATSYSIFGVHDWAARLPLSLAVVTLCFVTFRFGSWAFGRDPGFYAGLILSTSVGLFLFTRLIIPDAILTLTITIALWSLLRALDPDEPRPEVWPYVIGICFGLGLLLKGLIAMVFPIGASFFYLLFTGQLLRLETWRKLKPFAIILIMAVIAVPWYVLATLHNPPYFSFTMHSGPGQYHGFFWFYFLNEHVLRFLNLRYPRDYNTVPRLWFWLFHVLWFFPWSLYAGSVVGLSFRPADRAGRARLMALCWIGVVLGFFTLSTTQEYYSMPTYPAFALLLGCGIATQNKWVRRGSAAVAVAAAAGLAVIAVILFKVWSLPAPGDIASALVQHPEMYTLSLGHMGDLTLQSFAYLRLPLAMAGIAALVGVVVGIRKPVLSAALMMLLFFHAARVAMVAFDPYLGSKPLADALTGAPPGKLIEGDAYYAFSSVFFYGNRTALLWNGRRENLEYGSYAPDAPKIFIDDARLQQLWCGGERYYLLVDHEDMPKMRSLVGDQMVHVVKESGGKFLLTNLGV, translated from the coding sequence ATGCGTGGACTTGTTGTTGTTCTCCTCGCCGCCTCGATCTTTCTGGGTTGCATCTTCAGCCCGCCGCACCTGATGGACGATGTGGACGCCGTTCAGGCCCAGATCTCCCGGAATATGCTGCAATCGGGAGACTGGGTCACGGCGCGCCTCGACGGCGTTGCATATCTGGAGAAGTCTCCTCTCGGCTACTGGCTCACGGCCACGTCTTACAGCATTTTCGGTGTGCACGACTGGGCGGCCCGGCTGCCGTTGTCCCTGGCCGTCGTCACGCTGTGCTTTGTGACGTTTCGATTCGGAAGCTGGGCCTTCGGAAGGGACCCGGGATTCTACGCCGGGCTGATCTTGAGCACCTCGGTGGGATTGTTCCTGTTTACGAGGCTCATCATTCCCGATGCGATATTGACGCTGACGATCACGATCGCTTTATGGTCCCTGCTGCGCGCGCTCGATCCGGATGAGCCGCGGCCTGAGGTGTGGCCATATGTCATCGGCATCTGCTTCGGGCTGGGATTGCTGTTGAAGGGTTTGATCGCGATGGTCTTCCCGATCGGCGCCTCCTTCTTTTATCTGCTTTTTACAGGCCAGCTTTTGAGGCTGGAAACGTGGCGGAAGCTGAAGCCCTTCGCGATCATTCTCATCATGGCAGTCATTGCCGTGCCCTGGTACGTGCTGGCCACGCTGCATAACCCGCCCTATTTCTCGTTCACGATGCACAGCGGTCCCGGGCAGTATCACGGGTTCTTCTGGTTTTATTTCCTGAATGAGCATGTGCTGCGATTCCTGAACCTGCGATATCCGCGCGACTACAACACCGTTCCACGGCTCTGGTTCTGGCTGTTTCATGTGCTGTGGTTTTTTCCGTGGAGTCTGTATGCCGGGTCGGTCGTGGGGCTGAGTTTCCGGCCCGCCGATCGAGCCGGCCGCGCGCGCTTGATGGCGCTGTGCTGGATCGGGGTGGTGCTCGGTTTCTTTACGCTTTCGACGACGCAGGAGTACTACTCCATGCCGACCTATCCGGCATTCGCGCTGCTGCTGGGTTGCGGTATCGCCACGCAGAATAAATGGGTGCGCCGCGGTTCCGCAGCGGTGGCTGTTGCGGCAGCCGCCGGTCTGGCTGTGATTGCCGTGATTCTGTTCAAGGTGTGGTCGTTGCCCGCGCCGGGAGACATCGCGTCGGCGCTGGTGCAGCATCCGGAGATGTATACGCTGTCGCTCGGACACATGGGTGATTTGACGCTGCAGTCATTTGCCTACCTGCGATTGCCGCTGGCCATGGCGGGAATTGCGGCGCTGGTGGGCGTGGTAGTGGGGATTCGCAAGCCGGTTCTGTCCGCGGCGCTGATGATGCTGCTGTTCTTCCATGCGGCGCGTGTCGCCATGGTGGCGTTCGATCCGTATCTGGGATCGAAACCCCTCGCGGATGCTCTAACCGGCGCGCCGCCGGGAAAGCTGATTGAGGGCGATGCCTACTATGCGTTTTCGTCGGTGTTCTTCTATGGCAACCGGACGGCGCTCTTATGGAATGGGAGACGGGAAAATCTGGAATACGGGTCGTACGCGCCTGACGCGCCGAAGATTTTTATCGATGACGCGAGGCTGCAACAGTTGTGGTGCGGGGGAGAGCGATATTACCTGCTCGTGGATCATGAGGACATGCCGAAGATGAGATCGCTCGTGGGTGACCAGATGGTGCATGTGGTGAAGGAAAGCGGAGGAAAGTTCCTGTTGACGAACCTGGGTGTGTGA
- a CDS encoding ChbG/HpnK family deacetylase encodes MGSKQLIVTADDFGLTEGVNQAIVRAHREGIVTSASLMINGGAAESAVELARQNPTLDIGLHLNLTNDPFSLAANHRGRDLEREIRSQIEAALGTGLNISHLDGHKHVHIIPAVLKLVVRLTGKYGIRALRTMNARTPRLTSLLRRNPASRKAILKQYAFAQGARFLWRLSSPKPIVGPDHFYGITETGFLDRAVFETIIQDLSSGVHEVMAHPGYMDAGLRKLPTRLLEQRQREFELLTSPGIRRLIQEAGVQLISYRDLVETYGNHRTDSLLHRYSAV; translated from the coding sequence ATGGGATCTAAGCAGCTCATTGTCACGGCGGACGACTTCGGGCTCACCGAAGGGGTGAATCAAGCCATCGTGCGCGCGCATCGTGAAGGCATCGTCACCAGCGCAAGCTTGATGATCAACGGGGGCGCAGCCGAATCCGCCGTGGAACTGGCGCGGCAAAACCCGACGCTCGACATTGGCCTGCACCTGAACCTCACCAATGATCCTTTCTCGTTGGCTGCCAACCACCGTGGGCGCGATCTCGAGCGCGAGATCCGTTCTCAAATCGAGGCCGCCCTCGGGACGGGCCTGAACATCAGCCACCTGGACGGCCACAAGCACGTGCACATCATTCCGGCCGTTTTGAAACTCGTTGTCCGGCTGACTGGTAAATACGGGATCCGCGCCTTGAGAACAATGAACGCGCGGACGCCCCGCCTGACATCCCTGTTGCGGCGCAATCCGGCGTCCCGGAAAGCGATCTTGAAGCAGTACGCATTTGCACAGGGCGCTCGTTTCCTCTGGCGTCTGTCGTCGCCGAAACCAATCGTGGGTCCGGATCACTTTTACGGCATTACCGAAACCGGTTTTCTTGACCGGGCTGTCTTTGAGACTATCATTCAGGATCTGAGCTCCGGCGTGCACGAAGTAATGGCGCATCCGGGCTATATGGATGCCGGGCTCCGGAAACTGCCGACCCGGCTTCTGGAGCAGCGCCAGCGTGAGTTCGAACTGCTCACAAGCCCGGGCATTCGACGTCTGATCCAGGAAGCCGGCGTCCAGCTGATCAGCTATCGAGATCTCGTGGAGACTTATGGAAATCACAGAACCGATTCGTTACTCCATCGTTATTCCGCTGTTTAA
- a CDS encoding alpha/beta hydrolase codes for MCSVPCLSFAQKYADLPGIRLWYVDTGGSGVPVVFLHPNTGSSANWEHQIPRFTSAGFRFIAYDRRGWGKSMAQPGAAPGTGADDLHALLKFLKVDRFHLVGTAGGGFIALDYALSFPDEIRSLVIANSIGGVQDPEYLEMNRRLRPPSFDAMPPELREVGPSYRAANPDGTRRWIELEHMSKQAGATAQGFRNQMTFALLEKINLHTLFMTGDADMYAPPPLVKMFAARIRNSEMKVIPEAGHSSYWEQPEVFNDAVLQFIRKYGEIELPK; via the coding sequence TTGTGTTCCGTTCCCTGTCTTTCTTTCGCGCAGAAATACGCCGACCTCCCCGGCATCCGGCTCTGGTACGTCGACACCGGCGGCAGCGGAGTGCCCGTCGTCTTCCTTCATCCCAACACGGGGAGCAGCGCGAACTGGGAACATCAGATTCCGCGATTCACCTCCGCCGGTTTCCGCTTCATTGCTTACGATCGCCGCGGCTGGGGCAAGTCCATGGCGCAGCCCGGCGCCGCGCCCGGCACGGGAGCGGACGATCTTCACGCTCTGTTGAAATTTCTCAAGGTCGACCGTTTCCACCTCGTCGGGACGGCAGGCGGAGGATTCATCGCGCTGGACTACGCGCTGTCGTTCCCGGATGAAATCCGCAGTCTCGTCATCGCGAACAGTATCGGCGGAGTGCAGGATCCGGAGTATCTGGAAATGAATCGCCGGCTGCGGCCGCCCTCGTTCGACGCGATGCCTCCGGAATTGCGCGAAGTTGGACCGTCCTATCGCGCGGCCAATCCCGACGGAACCCGGCGCTGGATCGAACTGGAACACATGAGCAAACAGGCCGGCGCGACGGCGCAGGGATTCCGGAACCAGATGACGTTTGCGCTGCTGGAAAAAATCAACCTGCATACGCTCTTCATGACAGGCGATGCCGACATGTACGCGCCGCCGCCGCTGGTGAAGATGTTTGCGGCGCGCATCCGGAACTCGGAAATGAAAGTCATTCCTGAAGCGGGACACTCGTCGTACTGGGAGCAGCCGGAGGTCTTCAACGATGCCGTCCTCCAATTCATCCGCAAATATGGAGAGATTGAACTACCGAAATAG
- a CDS encoding EamA family transporter, producing MNSRTYSLIVSVVFFSSLGNVLLSKGMKQIGEITNYSPSALVSVLVKIFSSGTIWLGIGSLTVFFVSYLMLLSWADFSFVQPICAIGYPAVAVLSYFLLGEMIRPTRWIGVALICAGVALVSGTEPRTVGD from the coding sequence ATGAACTCGAGAACGTACTCTCTCATCGTTTCCGTCGTGTTCTTCAGCTCGCTCGGCAATGTTCTTCTGAGCAAGGGAATGAAGCAGATCGGCGAGATCACGAACTATTCTCCTTCGGCGCTTGTTTCGGTGCTGGTCAAGATCTTTTCCTCCGGAACAATCTGGCTGGGTATCGGCAGCCTTACGGTCTTCTTCGTTTCCTATCTGATGCTCCTTTCATGGGCGGATTTCAGCTTCGTGCAGCCGATCTGCGCGATCGGCTACCCTGCCGTTGCCGTCCTCAGTTACTTCCTGCTCGGCGAGATGATCAGGCCCACGCGCTGGATCGGCGTGGCGTTGATCTGTGCCGGCGTGGCGCTTGTCAGCGGAACGGAGCCGCGTACAGTTGGAGATTAA
- the hpnI gene encoding bacteriohopanetetrol glucosamine biosynthesis glycosyltransferase HpnI translates to MLRFVAAVLFGLSGIGLLSSTVYLVLVILAARRFRNSPEPANQSALPPVTVLKPVHGLEPFLERNLESFFLQDYPDFEIIFGARDSGDPALRIVESLRTKYKHIKTSVVLSGAPQYPNAKVFTLEKMVPRASTQYLVITDSDVVVQPNCLREVVAPLLDPANGVVTCLYRGLPAGGFWSRLEALGMSVELTSGVLVANMLEGMKFALGPTMATRKDVLDSIGGVGGLGQYCADDYMLGNLADRQGKRVILSKHIIGHVAMNTSVSASLVHQVRWMRSTRFSRSAGHVGTGLTYAIPFGLIGFVGGLLAHNGLLGIGLFAFAYLNRMIQAVAVGRDVVGDPESFSYCWLYPLRDLIGFIVWCCSFAGSEIVWRSERYRLVADGKMIRV, encoded by the coding sequence ATGTTGAGATTTGTGGCTGCGGTGCTTTTTGGCCTGTCCGGTATCGGTCTTCTGTCGAGCACTGTTTATCTGGTTCTGGTGATTCTTGCTGCGCGGCGTTTCCGAAACAGCCCGGAGCCGGCGAATCAGTCAGCCCTTCCTCCGGTCACTGTCCTCAAGCCTGTCCACGGTCTCGAGCCCTTCCTCGAACGCAATCTCGAAAGCTTCTTCCTCCAGGACTATCCCGATTTCGAGATCATCTTCGGCGCGCGCGACTCCGGCGACCCGGCTCTCAGGATCGTCGAATCCCTTCGCACCAAATACAAGCACATCAAGACCAGTGTCGTCCTGTCCGGTGCGCCTCAATATCCAAACGCGAAGGTTTTCACCCTGGAGAAGATGGTTCCGCGTGCCTCGACGCAGTACCTCGTCATCACGGATAGCGATGTCGTTGTTCAGCCGAACTGCCTGCGCGAGGTTGTCGCGCCGCTGCTCGATCCGGCGAACGGCGTCGTGACCTGTCTCTATCGCGGGCTGCCGGCGGGCGGATTCTGGTCCCGGCTCGAAGCTCTGGGCATGTCCGTGGAGCTGACATCGGGAGTTCTCGTCGCCAACATGCTCGAAGGGATGAAATTTGCGCTCGGGCCCACCATGGCCACGCGCAAAGACGTGCTCGATTCGATCGGCGGCGTCGGCGGACTTGGCCAGTACTGTGCTGACGATTACATGCTGGGGAATCTTGCGGACCGCCAGGGCAAGCGCGTTATTTTGTCGAAGCACATCATTGGACACGTGGCGATGAATACGTCGGTCAGCGCTTCTCTCGTCCATCAGGTTCGCTGGATGCGGAGTACCCGGTTCTCGCGCAGCGCCGGACATGTCGGTACGGGGTTGACCTATGCCATACCTTTTGGATTAATCGGCTTCGTCGGCGGTCTGCTGGCGCACAACGGGTTACTCGGCATCGGATTATTCGCCTTTGCGTATTTGAACCGTATGATCCAGGCCGTCGCGGTCGGCCGCGATGTCGTCGGCGACCCCGAGTCGTTCAGCTACTGCTGGCTGTATCCTCTGCGCGACCTCATTGGCTTTATCGTCTGGTGCTGCAGTTTTGCAGGCAGTGAAATCGTCTGGCGCAGCGAACGATACCGGCTGGTTGCTGATGGAAAGATGATCCGCGTGTGA
- a CDS encoding EamA family transporter, whose translation MEIKLRLVVFIGIVVLTGTAGDICVTRAMKRIGEVTSFRPSVVLPMLFRAFRHATMWLGIALMAVAFFSLLALLSWADASLVVPATALSYVTGAFGAKFILGEKVAPVRWAGVILVCMGVVLLSLS comes from the coding sequence TTGGAGATTAAGCTGCGGCTTGTAGTCTTTATCGGAATTGTGGTGCTGACCGGAACGGCCGGAGACATCTGCGTGACTCGTGCGATGAAACGCATCGGTGAGGTTACGAGTTTCAGGCCATCGGTGGTTCTCCCAATGTTGTTTCGCGCCTTCCGCCACGCCACGATGTGGCTCGGAATTGCCCTGATGGCCGTCGCCTTCTTCTCGCTGCTGGCCCTCTTATCCTGGGCGGACGCCAGCCTCGTCGTGCCCGCCACGGCTTTGAGCTACGTTACCGGCGCCTTCGGAGCCAAATTCATCCTTGGAGAAAAAGTTGCGCCCGTCCGCTGGGCCGGCGTCATCCTGGTCTGTATGGGCGTCGTGCTGCTTTCGCTCAGCTGA
- a CDS encoding glycosyltransferase family 2 protein, with translation MEITEPIRYSIVIPLFNEEHSVRELYSRIVTVMREFDDPYQIIFIDDGSRDGTHRLASEICDGDSRVVLIRLRKNFGQTAALKAGFDFARGEVIISMDGDLQHDPAEIPAFIAKLEEGYDIVSGWRYERQDNWLMRRIPSRIANWLLAKLSGVELHDFGTTFKAYRQEAIKDLPLYGDSHRFIPALASWSGATIAEIPIKNINRQSGKSNYGISRTLTVFLDLISLKFLLDYSTKPLQFFGSWGLLSSGAGFAAGLFLLYEKFVQHLEIMKEHGPMLFAAVLLIVCGIQLISVGLIGEMLSRTYYESQRKPTYAVREVKSRPQIRA, from the coding sequence ATGGAAATCACAGAACCGATTCGTTACTCCATCGTTATTCCGCTGTTTAACGAAGAGCACAGTGTGCGCGAGTTATATTCGCGCATCGTTACCGTAATGCGGGAATTCGACGATCCTTATCAGATCATTTTTATCGACGATGGCAGCCGCGACGGGACGCACAGGCTCGCTTCTGAAATATGCGATGGGGACAGCCGCGTGGTTCTGATCCGTCTTCGTAAGAACTTCGGCCAGACCGCCGCCTTGAAAGCCGGATTCGATTTTGCGCGTGGCGAAGTGATCATCTCCATGGACGGCGATCTCCAGCACGATCCGGCGGAAATCCCGGCGTTTATCGCCAAGCTCGAGGAAGGCTACGACATCGTCAGCGGCTGGCGCTACGAACGGCAGGACAACTGGCTGATGCGAAGGATTCCCAGCCGCATCGCGAATTGGCTCCTGGCGAAGCTTTCTGGAGTGGAGCTGCACGATTTCGGCACAACCTTTAAAGCGTACAGACAGGAAGCTATTAAAGATCTCCCGCTCTACGGCGACTCGCACCGGTTCATTCCGGCGCTTGCCAGCTGGTCGGGCGCAACGATCGCCGAGATCCCGATCAAAAACATCAACCGGCAAAGCGGCAAGTCCAACTACGGAATCTCCCGCACGCTGACGGTATTTCTCGATCTGATTTCTTTGAAATTTCTTCTCGACTATTCCACCAAACCCCTGCAGTTCTTCGGCAGCTGGGGCCTGCTCAGCAGCGGCGCCGGATTCGCGGCCGGACTCTTTCTGCTCTATGAAAAATTCGTGCAGCATCTCGAAATCATGAAGGAACACGGTCCGATGCTGTTCGCCGCAGTCCTGCTGATTGTCTGCGGTATTCAACTGATATCCGTCGGACTGATCGGGGAAATGCTGTCGCGAACCTATTACGAATCCCAGCGGAAGCCGACCTATGCGGTTCGGGAGGTCAAGTCGCGGCCACAGATCCGGGCTTAG